The following are encoded in a window of Callithrix jacchus isolate 240 chromosome 9, calJac240_pri, whole genome shotgun sequence genomic DNA:
- the ATXN7L3B gene encoding ataxin-7-like protein 3B: MEEISLANLDTNKLEAIAQEIYVDLIEDSCLGFCFEVHRAVKCGYFYLEFAETGSVKDFGIQPVEDKGACRLPLCSLPGEPGNGPDQQLQRSPPEFQ, from the coding sequence atggaGGAAATTTCGTTGGCCAACCTGGATACTAACAAGCTAGAGGCCATCGCTCAGGAGATTTACGTAGACCTGATAGAGGATTCTTGTTTGGGATTCTGCTTTGAGGTGCACCGGGCAGTCAAGTGTGGCTACTTCTACCTGGAGTTCGCAGAGACTGGTAGCGTGAAGGATTTTGGCATTCAGCCAGTGGAAGACAAAGGAGCGTGCCGTCTCCCGCTTTGCTCCCTTCCGGGAGAACCTGGGAATGGGCCTGATCAGCAGCTGCAGCGCTCACCTCCGGAATTCCAGTAG